The proteins below are encoded in one region of Nitrosomonas ureae:
- a CDS encoding CsbD family protein: MNKDQVQGRFEETKGKVKEVAGKILDNKEMEIKGNVQKNIGKAQVGVGDVKEDIKEAKKTC, translated from the coding sequence ATGAACAAAGATCAAGTACAAGGCCGTTTCGAAGAAACTAAAGGCAAAGTCAAGGAAGTTGCAGGCAAGATACTGGACAATAAGGAAATGGAAATCAAAGGCAATGTCCAAAAAAATATCGGCAAGGCTCAAGTGGGCGTGGGTGATGTTAAAGAAGATATTAAAGAAGCAAAAAAGACTTGCTAG
- the smbP gene encoding small metal-binding protein SmbP — translation MNIKTNVLYSIILILSLCSFSAIAAESHLDQAIKHAEAAVSAADGKAIAKHAGEAKTHANASKSEKTSVKNAGSHLDAGIKSLDEAIKQGNLGATDLAKKAAGQAVTHLKQAA, via the coding sequence ATGAACATCAAAACCAACGTGTTATATAGCATTATTCTAATCCTATCTCTCTGCTCATTTAGTGCTATTGCAGCAGAAAGTCATTTAGATCAAGCGATTAAACATGCGGAAGCCGCGGTCAGTGCAGCTGATGGAAAAGCTATCGCTAAACATGCCGGAGAAGCGAAAACCCATGCAAATGCATCTAAATCCGAAAAAACTTCTGTGAAGAATGCAGGCTCGCATTTAGATGCAGGCATTAAAAGCTTGGATGAAGCCATTAAGCAGGGTAACCTCGGTGCCACAGATTTAGCAAAAAAAGCTGCGGGACAAGCAGTGACTCATTTAAAACAAGCTGCTTAA
- the dnaJ gene encoding molecular chaperone DnaJ produces the protein MSKRDYYHVLGVSREADENTIKKAYRKLAMKYHPDRNAGDVKSEEMFKEAKEAYEVLTDPNKRAAYDQFGHAGVDANAAGGGAQGFSDAFSDIFGDIFGGRNSRSNMHRGSDLRYNLEITLEQAAHGTETKIRIPTMENCETCHGSGSKPGSSPKTCPTCNGHGQVRMQQGFFSIQQTCPKCHGSGKVIVNPCTSCHGNGRIKQQKTLNVKIPEGVDDGDRIRISGEGEVGINGGPPGDLYVVVHLSAHSVFRRDGDNLHYEIPISFTLAALGGEIEVPTLDGHAKIKVPEETQTGKIFRLRGKGIKGVRSHDKGDLLCHVVVETPVKLTARQKELLEELELISLRDGPRHSPRAKSWMDKAREFFSE, from the coding sequence ATGAGTAAGCGCGATTACTATCATGTTCTCGGTGTCAGTCGTGAAGCTGACGAGAATACAATAAAAAAAGCTTATCGTAAGTTGGCAATGAAATATCATCCGGATCGGAATGCTGGCGATGTTAAATCGGAAGAGATGTTTAAAGAAGCTAAAGAAGCTTATGAAGTATTGACTGATCCGAATAAACGTGCAGCTTATGATCAATTTGGTCATGCGGGCGTCGATGCGAATGCGGCAGGTGGAGGCGCGCAAGGTTTCAGTGATGCATTCAGCGATATTTTCGGGGATATTTTTGGTGGCCGTAACTCTCGATCAAATATGCATCGTGGCTCGGATTTACGCTATAACCTGGAGATTACTCTGGAACAGGCTGCTCATGGAACCGAAACAAAAATTCGCATCCCTACAATGGAAAATTGTGAGACTTGTCATGGGAGCGGCTCCAAGCCGGGTAGTTCGCCCAAAACTTGTCCTACTTGTAATGGCCATGGACAGGTAAGAATGCAACAGGGTTTCTTCTCTATTCAACAAACTTGTCCTAAATGTCACGGAAGTGGAAAGGTAATAGTGAATCCTTGCACATCGTGTCATGGAAATGGGCGCATTAAGCAACAGAAAACACTCAATGTAAAAATTCCGGAAGGTGTCGACGATGGTGATCGCATTCGCATTTCTGGAGAGGGTGAGGTCGGCATTAATGGTGGTCCGCCGGGCGATCTCTATGTCGTGGTTCATTTGTCGGCGCATTCGGTTTTCCGGCGTGATGGTGATAATCTGCATTACGAAATACCTATCAGCTTTACCTTAGCTGCATTGGGAGGGGAAATAGAAGTGCCTACACTTGATGGGCACGCCAAGATTAAGGTGCCGGAAGAAACTCAAACGGGTAAGATTTTTCGTTTGCGGGGTAAAGGTATCAAAGGGGTGCGTAGCCATGATAAAGGTGATTTACTTTGCCATGTCGTTGTGGAAACCCCGGTTAAGTTGACCGCACGCCAAAAAGAATTGTTGGAAGAATTGGAGTTAATCAGTCTTAGAGATGGCCCTCGTCATAGTCCTCGCGCTAAATCATGGATGGATAAAGCACGAGAATTTTTCTCAGAATAA
- a CDS encoding IS5 family transposase, whose protein sequence is MQMSFGTLELAERLNRDNVLLKIEGLIEWEDLRPKLTGLYKRELSHGGGQEPFDGLLMFKAILLGQWHSLSDAALEQALCVRIDFMQFCGLSLSDAIPDETTLCRFRNRLITNDRLDDLLATINEQLQSHGLMIKGATGAVIDATLIESAARPKKTITLEVDAEEGKIVQFEDGSQPGINCIEEQSADPDATWLKKGKKSQFGYRSYLVVDAQDGYVRGVHTAPANQSEMMHFEAAIDGAHIEANRVYADKGSASNANRQFLRKQKIKSAIMHRAYKNKPLSSRQKLAN, encoded by the coding sequence ATGCAGATGAGTTTTGGAACACTGGAATTAGCAGAGCGATTGAATCGAGATAATGTTCTGTTGAAGATTGAAGGCCTAATTGAGTGGGAGGACTTACGTCCGAAACTTACGGGTTTATACAAGCGCGAGTTATCGCATGGCGGAGGCCAAGAGCCGTTTGATGGGTTGTTGATGTTCAAAGCGATCCTGCTAGGTCAGTGGCATAGTTTATCGGACGCTGCGTTGGAGCAAGCACTGTGTGTACGCATTGATTTTATGCAATTTTGCGGACTGTCCTTGTCGGATGCGATCCCGGACGAAACCACTTTGTGCCGGTTCCGTAACCGGCTAATAACCAACGACCGGCTAGATGATCTGCTGGCCACTATTAATGAACAGCTTCAATCCCACGGATTGATGATCAAGGGTGCGACAGGAGCGGTCATTGATGCCACGCTGATTGAGTCAGCGGCACGCCCTAAAAAGACCATCACACTGGAGGTGGATGCCGAAGAAGGTAAGATTGTTCAGTTTGAAGATGGCAGTCAGCCTGGAATCAACTGTATCGAAGAACAAAGCGCGGATCCGGATGCGACCTGGCTAAAGAAAGGCAAGAAGTCGCAGTTTGGCTACCGCAGTTACCTGGTAGTGGACGCACAAGACGGCTATGTGCGCGGGGTTCACACCGCCCCTGCCAACCAGAGCGAAATGATGCATTTCGAAGCCGCTATCGATGGTGCGCATATCGAGGCGAATCGGGTGTATGCCGACAAGGGATCCGCCAGCAATGCCAATCGGCAATTTCTAAGAAAGCAAAAGATCAAGAGCGCAATCATGCATCGCGCGTACAAGAATAAACCCCTCTCGTCACGCCAGAAGCTGGCGAATTGA
- a CDS encoding IS3 family transposase (programmed frameshift), with amino-acid sequence MKNQISYSPEVRERAVRLVFEQQKEHESQWMAIKSIASKIGCTAETLRTWVRRTEIDQGIRGGLSTADRERLKELEQENRELKRANEILRKASAYFAPGGARPPTEMMVTFVDSNKAEYGVEPICNEIWIAPSSYYEHKARERDPDRLPDRIKRDMRLELDIQRVWKDNFRVYGARKVWRQLLREGIGVARCTVERLMKKLGIQGVRRGKKCWTTISDDLLDRPTDKVNRQFVAARPNQLWVADITFVATWTGFVYVAFITDVFARYIVGWRVSRSLRTELILDALEQALWARRGTSGLIHHSDRGSQYLSIRYTERLAQANIDASVGSIGDSYDNALAETINGLYKTEVIRHRGPWRSIEEVEFATLEWVDWFNNRRLLDAIGYVPPAEFEKAYHRQQEESADAA; translated from the exons ATGAAAAACCAAATCAGTTATTCACCGGAAGTACGAGAACGAGCGGTAAGATTGGTATTCGAGCAACAAAAGGAGCATGAATCGCAATGGATGGCGATCAAGTCGATCGCATCAAAGATTGGCTGTACAGCGGAGACGTTGCGCACCTGGGTAAGACGAACAGAGATTGATCAGGGAATTCGAGGCGGCCTGTCGACTGCGGATCGTGAGCGGCTCAAGGAATTGGAACAGGAGAATCGGGAATTAAAGCGAGCTAACGAGATATTACGTAAGGCATCGGCCTATTTCGCGC CAGGCGGAGCTCGACCGCCGACCGAAATGATGGTGACATTTGTCGATAGCAACAAAGCGGAATACGGGGTCGAGCCAATCTGCAATGAAATCTGGATTGCCCCGTCGAGCTACTACGAACACAAAGCGCGCGAGCGAGATCCCGATCGATTGCCTGACCGCATCAAGCGGGATATGAGACTAGAACTTGATATACAGCGGGTATGGAAAGACAATTTCCGAGTTTATGGTGCTCGCAAAGTATGGCGGCAGTTGCTGCGAGAAGGTATTGGTGTTGCTCGTTGTACGGTCGAGCGGTTAATGAAGAAGCTTGGAATACAAGGTGTTCGACGCGGCAAAAAGTGTTGGACAACCATTTCGGACGATTTGCTTGACCGGCCAACGGACAAGGTTAACCGGCAATTTGTAGCTGCCCGGCCCAATCAACTGTGGGTGGCGGATATTACATTTGTAGCGACATGGACAGGATTTGTTTATGTGGCTTTTATCACCGATGTTTTTGCCCGGTATATTGTTGGCTGGCGAGTGAGTCGTTCATTGCGAACGGAACTGATACTGGATGCATTGGAACAGGCGCTATGGGCACGGCGGGGAACCTCAGGATTGATTCATCACAGTGATCGAGGCAGCCAGTATTTATCGATTCGCTATACGGAACGTTTGGCGCAGGCAAATATTGACGCCTCTGTCGGAAGCATCGGAGATTCTTATGACAACGCGCTAGCCGAAACCATCAATGGTTTGTACAAGACCGAAGTCATACGGCATCGCGGTCCTTGGCGTAGTATCGAAGAAGTAGAATTTGCCACATTGGAATGGGTGGATTGGTTCAACAATCGAAGACTGCTGGACGCAATCGGATATGTCCCACCGGCAGAATTTGAAAAGGCGTATCATCGCCAACAGGAAGAGTCAGCTGATGCAGCTTGA
- a CDS encoding DNA internalization-related competence protein ComEC/Rec2, protein MKNTCVRLNILVFVLGVGWLQHQSTLPEMEWIWLLFLVAVVTGVLGFFQLANQLVISRILLGIFFLLFGFCWAAILAHWRLNDSLPHIWERKAIQVVGVIASVPQESDRGVRFQFDVEQVNTEGAIVPKRIALSWYKVRQLGANQVVLPVVRVGERWQLTVHLKRPHGNQNPHGFDFERWALERNIRATGYVRVSSDNQRLHTMVQRPAYWIAHIREGIQHRFAASLDNQAYVGILQTLATGDQNAIPRDQWIVFTRTGTNHLMAISGLHITMISSLAFAVVYWLWRWNTYLTIRLPARRIAAMAGLIVALAYAVLSGFAIPAQRAFYMLAVVAIVLWVGRQTSVTTVLAWALFGVILLDPWAILAPGFWLSFGAIAVIMLLTVGRIGKIHWLSSWLRIQWAITLGLIPLLLALFQQISLISPVANAIAIPLISLIVVPLTLLATMPVFDFMLPLIHDVLSVLMVILQSLSNLSHTVWQQHSPPVWTIGVAVIGILWMLLPGSLGVGFFSGFPARWLGVIAVLPVFLVKPPQPKTGELWLTVLDVGQGLAVVARTEHHALLFDAGPGFGEIDSGNRIIVPFLRGEGITKLDGMIVSHADSDHSGGARSVLNEIPVRQLWSSLDDKHPVTQMVISKNQCRKGQFWQWDDVHFELLHPLEQDYLNSKRSTNAKSCVLKITSAHGSVLLPADIERRDEQALLARDGDKLRATVLIAPHHGSHTSSTDTFVQKVSPSLAIFPVGYLNRYNHPHEIVTSRYHNSGSQLMRSDKDGAILIRFENNDWVVNSWRKLNQRYWHDN, encoded by the coding sequence TTGAAGAATACGTGTGTAAGATTAAATATCCTAGTGTTTGTGTTGGGTGTTGGTTGGTTACAGCATCAATCGACGCTGCCAGAAATGGAATGGATCTGGTTGTTGTTTTTAGTGGCAGTAGTAACTGGGGTTTTGGGGTTTTTTCAATTAGCAAATCAGCTTGTAATAAGCAGAATCTTACTTGGAATTTTCTTTCTCCTGTTTGGGTTTTGCTGGGCGGCAATTTTGGCGCACTGGCGTTTGAATGATTCTCTACCTCATATCTGGGAGCGTAAGGCTATCCAAGTAGTTGGTGTGATAGCTAGTGTACCGCAAGAAAGTGATAGAGGGGTGCGTTTTCAATTTGATGTTGAACAGGTGAATACTGAGGGGGCGATCGTGCCTAAGCGGATTGCATTGTCTTGGTATAAAGTGCGGCAATTGGGAGCTAATCAAGTAGTATTGCCTGTAGTCAGGGTAGGTGAACGTTGGCAGTTGACAGTGCATTTGAAACGACCCCATGGCAATCAGAATCCGCATGGTTTCGATTTTGAAAGATGGGCATTGGAACGTAATATTCGGGCAACTGGATATGTTCGTGTATCATCTGATAATCAGCGTCTGCACACTATGGTGCAACGCCCTGCATATTGGATAGCGCATATTCGTGAGGGGATTCAACATCGTTTTGCTGCGAGCCTAGACAATCAAGCTTATGTGGGAATATTGCAAACATTGGCAACGGGTGATCAAAATGCAATTCCTCGCGATCAATGGATAGTATTTACACGTACTGGAACCAACCATTTGATGGCGATTTCCGGTTTGCATATCACGATGATTTCTAGCTTGGCATTCGCAGTAGTATATTGGTTATGGCGTTGGAATACTTATTTGACAATACGTCTGCCGGCGCGGCGTATTGCTGCGATGGCTGGATTAATTGTGGCTTTAGCCTATGCTGTACTTTCAGGTTTTGCAATTCCGGCGCAGCGGGCATTTTATATGCTGGCGGTAGTGGCGATTGTGTTATGGGTAGGACGTCAGACAAGTGTAACCACGGTGTTGGCATGGGCGCTTTTTGGGGTGATATTGTTAGATCCGTGGGCAATTTTAGCTCCTGGATTCTGGTTATCCTTTGGTGCAATTGCTGTCATAATGCTATTAACTGTCGGCCGGATCGGAAAAATACATTGGCTTAGTAGTTGGCTGCGGATTCAATGGGCTATTACGTTGGGCCTAATTCCTTTATTGTTGGCATTATTTCAGCAGATATCCTTAATATCTCCGGTTGCTAATGCCATTGCCATTCCTCTGATCAGCCTTATAGTGGTTCCGCTAACATTGTTAGCCACCATGCCTGTATTCGATTTTATGTTACCGCTTATCCATGATGTATTAAGTGTCCTTATGGTAATTCTGCAGTCACTGAGCAATTTATCGCATACTGTGTGGCAGCAGCATTCTCCACCAGTGTGGACTATAGGTGTAGCGGTTATAGGGATTCTGTGGATGTTGTTGCCGGGAAGCCTAGGAGTGGGGTTTTTTTCTGGTTTTCCCGCGCGTTGGTTGGGCGTGATTGCAGTATTACCTGTGTTTCTGGTTAAACCGCCTCAACCAAAAACCGGCGAACTGTGGCTGACTGTGCTTGATGTGGGTCAAGGACTTGCGGTGGTGGCTCGTACCGAGCATCACGCATTATTATTTGATGCGGGTCCTGGGTTCGGTGAGATCGATAGTGGTAATCGTATTATCGTGCCTTTTTTACGCGGAGAAGGAATTACAAAGCTTGATGGTATGATCGTATCGCATGCGGATTCGGATCATAGTGGCGGTGCACGATCAGTATTAAATGAGATACCTGTTAGGCAGTTGTGGTCATCGCTGGACGATAAACACCCCGTAACGCAGATGGTAATCTCAAAGAATCAGTGTCGTAAGGGACAATTCTGGCAATGGGACGATGTGCATTTTGAATTGCTACATCCCTTGGAGCAAGATTACTTGAATTCAAAACGTAGTACCAATGCAAAAAGTTGTGTATTAAAAATCACATCGGCTCACGGCAGCGTATTATTGCCGGCCGATATTGAGAGGAGAGATGAGCAGGCATTGCTTGCTCGAGACGGCGACAAGCTTCGTGCGACCGTATTGATTGCACCGCATCATGGTAGCCACACTTCATCAACCGATACTTTTGTGCAGAAAGTAAGCCCTTCTCTGGCAATTTTTCCAGTTGGTTATCTTAATCGCTATAATCATCCGCACGAAATTGTAACTTCACGCTATCATAATTCAGGTAGTCAGCTGATGCGTAGCGACAAAGATGGTGCTATCTTAATTCGATTTGAAAATAATGATTGGGTGGTTAACAGTTGGAGAAAATTAAATCAGCGCTATTGGCACGATAATTAA
- the dnaK gene encoding molecular chaperone DnaK, which translates to MAKIIGIDLGTTNSCVAVMENGKPKVIENLEGTRTTPSIVAYTEDNEVLVGASAKRQAITNPKNTLFAVKRLIGRRFDEEMVQRDIKMVPYSIVKADNNDAWVEVRGKKIAPPEVSAQVLMKMKKTAEDYLGETVTEAVITVPAYFNDSQRQATKDAGRIAGLEVKRIINEPTAAALAFGLDKKEGDRKIAVYDLGGGTFDISIIEIAEVEGEHQFEVLATNGDTFLGGEDFDSRVIEYLVDEFKKESGIDLKKDMLALQRLKDAAEKTKIELSSSQQTEVNLPYITADASGPKHLAVKITRAKLESLVEELIERTVGPCRTAIKDAGLTASDIDDVILVGGQTRMPKVQDKVKEIFGKEPRKDVNPDEAVAVGAAIQGGVLKGDVKDVLLLDVTPLSLGIETLGGVMTKLIQKNTTIPTKAQQVFSTAEDNQTAVTIHVLQGEREMASGNKSLGQFNLSDIPSSPRGMPQIEVTFDIDANGILHVSAKDKATGKENKIKIQASSGLSDDEIEQMVKDAEAHAEEDHKALELVSSRNQCDAMIHSVKKSLKEHGDQLSSEEKAKIEAALKDAEDVLKADNKDEIDAKTQALTEAAHKLAEKMYQQKEPQESQAQSGSDSTSGHSEKPVEGEVVDAEFEEVKNKK; encoded by the coding sequence ATGGCAAAAATTATCGGTATCGATTTAGGTACTACCAACTCCTGTGTTGCTGTGATGGAGAATGGCAAGCCAAAAGTTATTGAAAACTTGGAGGGCACGCGAACAACGCCTTCTATCGTTGCTTACACTGAAGACAATGAAGTGCTTGTGGGTGCTTCAGCCAAACGTCAGGCGATTACCAATCCCAAAAATACTTTGTTTGCTGTGAAACGGCTTATTGGGCGTCGTTTTGATGAAGAAATGGTTCAACGGGATATCAAGATGGTGCCATATAGCATTGTCAAAGCTGATAACAATGATGCATGGGTGGAAGTGCGCGGTAAGAAAATTGCACCTCCCGAGGTATCTGCGCAAGTGCTGATGAAAATGAAAAAAACCGCCGAGGATTATCTGGGTGAGACGGTGACCGAGGCGGTGATCACGGTGCCTGCTTATTTTAATGATTCGCAACGCCAGGCCACAAAAGATGCGGGAAGAATTGCCGGTCTGGAGGTGAAGAGAATTATTAATGAACCGACCGCTGCTGCGTTGGCATTCGGGTTGGATAAGAAAGAAGGCGACCGAAAGATTGCAGTGTACGACTTAGGCGGTGGTACTTTTGATATTTCTATTATTGAGATTGCTGAAGTCGAGGGAGAGCATCAGTTTGAAGTGTTGGCAACCAATGGTGATACATTTCTTGGGGGCGAAGATTTTGATTCACGTGTGATTGAATATCTGGTGGATGAATTCAAGAAAGAAAGTGGTATTGATTTGAAAAAGGATATGCTGGCATTGCAACGTTTAAAAGATGCCGCAGAAAAAACCAAAATCGAATTGTCCTCCAGCCAGCAAACTGAAGTCAATTTGCCTTATATCACTGCCGATGCATCAGGGCCGAAGCATCTGGCTGTCAAGATAACACGCGCCAAACTGGAAAGCTTGGTGGAAGAACTGATAGAACGCACGGTCGGGCCTTGCCGTACGGCAATTAAAGATGCGGGCCTGACTGCTTCCGATATTGATGATGTGATTTTGGTCGGTGGGCAGACTCGCATGCCGAAAGTTCAAGATAAGGTTAAGGAGATATTCGGTAAAGAGCCACGTAAGGATGTTAATCCTGATGAAGCAGTAGCTGTTGGCGCGGCTATTCAAGGTGGAGTATTGAAGGGCGACGTGAAGGATGTGCTATTGCTCGATGTGACGCCTTTGTCGTTGGGTATCGAAACATTGGGTGGCGTAATGACCAAGCTGATTCAGAAAAACACTACGATTCCAACCAAAGCGCAACAGGTATTCTCTACTGCGGAAGACAATCAGACTGCGGTAACGATTCATGTATTGCAGGGTGAGCGTGAGATGGCTTCCGGCAATAAAAGCCTGGGGCAATTTAATTTAAGCGATATTCCATCATCGCCACGGGGTATGCCGCAGATTGAAGTGACGTTTGATATTGATGCCAATGGCATTTTGCATGTATCGGCTAAAGACAAGGCTACCGGCAAAGAGAATAAGATTAAGATTCAGGCTAGCTCAGGCTTGTCGGATGATGAGATTGAACAGATGGTGAAGGATGCGGAGGCGCACGCTGAAGAAGATCACAAAGCTTTGGAGTTGGTTTCGAGCCGTAATCAGTGTGATGCGATGATCCACTCCGTTAAGAAATCCTTGAAGGAACATGGTGATCAGTTGAGTAGTGAGGAGAAAGCTAAAATTGAGGCTGCATTGAAAGATGCTGAAGATGTACTCAAAGCTGATAATAAAGACGAGATTGATGCAAAAACACAGGCTTTGACCGAAGCGGCGCATAAATTGGCTGAGAAGATGTATCAGCAAAAAGAGCCGCAGGAATCGCAAGCGCAATCTGGGTCTGACTCTACGTCTGGCCACAGTGAGAAACCAGTCGAAGGCGAAGTGGTTGATGCAGAATTTGAGGAAGTTAAGAACAAAAAATAG
- a CDS encoding response regulator transcription factor, with protein sequence MALRIAHVDDDSDIRESVQRILFKNGYEVDSYLSMQEFIDSLQDETKRPDLAILDVMVESMDAGLITYAKIHKQFPQIQTIFLTSLGDMIRPYFEDGSHEWVCIMEKPVEPVSLMATINERLKKTGEAA encoded by the coding sequence ATGGCACTAAGAATTGCTCACGTTGATGATGATTCGGATATCCGCGAATCAGTTCAACGTATACTATTTAAAAATGGATATGAAGTTGATAGTTATTTATCGATGCAGGAATTTATCGATTCATTACAAGATGAAACTAAAAGACCGGATTTGGCCATTTTGGATGTCATGGTTGAATCCATGGATGCTGGTTTAATCACTTATGCAAAAATCCACAAGCAATTTCCGCAAATTCAAACTATTTTTCTGACATCTCTAGGTGACATGATTCGACCATATTTCGAGGATGGCTCGCATGAGTGGGTTTGCATCATGGAAAAACCGGTTGAGCCAGTCAGTCTCATGGCAACGATTAATGAGCGCTTGAAGAAAACAGGAGAGGCTGCATAA
- the grpE gene encoding nucleotide exchange factor GrpE: MQSSENANNPENNRPEMADIKEEVNVTGITSDATIQTGEIKSSQPNLEDLLKEAESKAADHHDAWMRAKAETENIRKRSQNDIANAHKYAIENFSTELLTVMDSLEAALAVDNASVESFKNGVELTQKQLMSVFDKFNIKVIDPAGEKFDPHQHQAMCIVESELAPNTIVQVMQKGYKLHERIIRPALVSVSKAQGS, translated from the coding sequence ATGCAAAGCTCAGAAAATGCAAACAACCCGGAAAACAATCGGCCTGAAATGGCTGATATTAAGGAAGAAGTTAATGTCACTGGTATAACCAGCGATGCAACCATTCAAACAGGCGAAATTAAGAGTTCACAACCCAATCTCGAGGATTTGTTGAAGGAAGCTGAGAGCAAAGCGGCCGATCATCATGATGCTTGGATGCGCGCAAAAGCTGAAACTGAAAATATCCGTAAGCGTTCCCAAAATGATATTGCAAATGCACATAAATATGCCATTGAGAATTTTTCTACTGAATTACTAACCGTAATGGATAGTCTGGAGGCTGCGTTGGCAGTTGATAATGCCAGTGTAGAGAGTTTTAAGAATGGAGTTGAGTTGACCCAGAAACAGCTGATGAGTGTGTTTGATAAATTCAACATAAAGGTAATTGATCCAGCCGGAGAGAAATTTGACCCTCATCAACATCAGGCAATGTGTATAGTCGAATCGGAGTTGGCTCCCAATACGATTGTGCAAGTCATGCAGAAAGGCTATAAGTTGCATGAACGCATTATCCGTCCTGCACTTGTGTCGGTTTCGAAAGCTCAAGGTTCTTGA
- the purB gene encoding adenylosuccinate lyase has translation MNFPVITALSPLDGRYHTKVDALRSYFSEFALIRFRVQVEIAWLKALSEQPGIIEVPNFSPQSYVQLDNLVESFSLEDSEAIKAIEATTNHDVKAVEYWLKQKLENNAEVRKVSEFIHFACTSEDINNLSHGLMLRTSLQQVMLPALDKIINRLIELAHQFADIPMLARTHGQPATPTTLGKELANTVYRLQRGRKQLESVAILGKINGAVGNYNAHLSAYPNLDWEKFAQSFVEKLGLEFNPYTTQIEPHDTMAELFDAYARINTVLLNLNRDIWGYISLGYFKQRTKADEIGSSTMPHKVNPIDFENSEGNLGIANALLRHLSEKLPISRWQRDLTDSTVLRNMGVALGHTLLAYDSCIKGLNKLEVNTSAIRVDLSNAWEVLAEPIQTVMRRYGVVNPYEQLKALTRGKDGITPETLHQFIDALNIPEPEKVRLLALTPQDYIGMATRLALRIKN, from the coding sequence ATGAATTTCCCTGTTATTACAGCGCTATCTCCACTGGATGGGCGCTACCATACAAAGGTTGATGCTTTACGATCTTATTTCAGCGAATTCGCTTTGATTCGTTTTCGTGTGCAGGTTGAGATTGCATGGCTTAAGGCGCTGAGCGAACAACCCGGGATCATCGAAGTACCGAACTTTTCCCCTCAAAGTTATGTGCAGCTGGACAATCTGGTGGAAAGTTTTTCGCTTGAAGATAGCGAAGCGATTAAAGCTATTGAGGCGACGACTAATCATGATGTAAAAGCTGTTGAGTATTGGTTAAAGCAGAAGCTGGAAAACAATGCCGAAGTGAGAAAAGTGAGTGAATTCATTCATTTTGCTTGTACTTCCGAGGATATTAATAACCTATCGCATGGTCTGATGCTTAGAACCAGTTTGCAGCAAGTGATGCTGCCTGCTCTGGATAAGATTATTAACCGATTAATCGAGCTTGCGCATCAGTTTGCTGATATTCCAATGCTGGCTCGTACTCACGGACAACCCGCTACGCCGACAACATTGGGTAAAGAACTTGCCAATACTGTATATCGCCTGCAACGCGGAAGAAAACAACTGGAATCTGTAGCCATTCTGGGAAAGATTAACGGCGCGGTAGGTAATTATAATGCGCACTTGTCTGCCTATCCGAATCTGGATTGGGAGAAATTTGCGCAGTCGTTTGTTGAAAAGCTGGGGCTGGAATTTAATCCCTATACGACTCAAATTGAACCCCATGACACCATGGCGGAGTTATTTGATGCGTATGCAAGAATTAATACGGTTTTGCTGAATTTGAATCGGGATATCTGGGGATATATCTCGCTGGGTTATTTCAAACAAAGAACCAAAGCGGATGAAATCGGATCTTCAACGATGCCGCATAAAGTCAACCCGATTGATTTTGAAAATTCGGAAGGTAATTTGGGTATTGCTAATGCGTTATTGCGTCATTTGAGCGAAAAGTTACCGATATCGCGCTGGCAAAGAGATTTAACTGATTCCACAGTACTTCGCAATATGGGCGTGGCGTTAGGGCACACCTTGTTAGCTTATGATTCATGTATCAAAGGATTAAATAAACTGGAAGTTAATACTTCTGCAATAAGGGTTGATCTGAGCAATGCTTGGGAGGTTCTGGCGGAGCCGATTCAAACCGTGATGCGGCGCTATGGTGTAGTTAATCCCTATGAACAGTTGAAAGCTTTAACTCGAGGTAAGGATGGAATTACACCAGAGACGCTGCATCAGTTTATCGACGCTTTGAATATTCCGGAACCCGAGAAGGTTCGTCTGTTGGCATTGACTCCACAGGATTATATCGGTATGGCCACTAGGCTAGCCCTAAGAATAAAGAATTAA